A single window of Rhizobium indicum DNA harbors:
- the fdxA gene encoding ferredoxin FdxA codes for MTYVVTDNCIKCKYTDCVEVCPVDCFYEGENFLVIHPDECIDCGVCEPECPAEAIKPDTEPGLDKWLKINTEYATIWPNITVKKDPLPEAKEMDGETGKFEKYFSEKPGSGD; via the coding sequence ATGACCTATGTCGTGACCGACAATTGCATCAAGTGCAAATACACCGATTGCGTGGAAGTCTGCCCTGTCGACTGCTTTTATGAGGGCGAGAATTTCCTCGTCATCCATCCCGACGAGTGCATCGATTGCGGCGTCTGCGAACCTGAATGTCCCGCCGAGGCGATCAAGCCCGATACCGAGCCGGGCCTCGACAAATGGCTGAAGATCAATACCGAATATGCCACGATCTGGCCGAATATCACGGTCAAGAAGGACCCGTTGCCCGAGGCCAAGGAAATGGATGGTGAGACCGGAAAATTCGAGAAGTATTTTTCGGAGAAGCCCGGTTCCGGCGATTGA
- a CDS encoding RNA-binding S4 domain-containing protein, which produces MSGETQPTSGSRQRIDKWLFFARMVKSRSLAQSHIQSGHVRINGERCSHPSQMVKPGDRIELTLERRDVVLVMRLAGERRGPYEEARLLYDDQSPPPDEAKRLTAYEQAIRATGTGRPTKKERRAIDRLMSDED; this is translated from the coding sequence ATGAGCGGGGAGACACAGCCGACAAGCGGTTCGCGCCAGCGCATCGACAAGTGGCTGTTCTTCGCGCGCATGGTGAAGTCGCGCTCGCTGGCGCAGAGCCATATCCAATCGGGCCATGTGCGCATCAACGGCGAGCGTTGCAGCCATCCAAGCCAGATGGTCAAGCCGGGCGACCGTATCGAGCTAACGCTGGAGCGGCGCGATGTCGTTCTCGTCATGCGCCTTGCCGGCGAACGGCGGGGGCCTTACGAAGAGGCGCGCCTGCTCTACGACGACCAATCCCCGCCGCCCGATGAGGCAAAACGTCTCACGGCCTACGAGCAGGCGATCCGGGCGACCGGCACCGGCCGTCCGACCAAAAAGGAAAGACGTGCAATCGACAGGCTGATGTCGGACGAGGATTAG
- a CDS encoding CarD family transcriptional regulator — protein sequence MTTQQKKPSTARHGFKTGESIVYPAHGVGTITAIEEQEVAGMKLELFVIDFEKDKMRLKVPVAKAMSIGMRKLSETDFVERALKVVQGKARVKRTMWSRRAQEYDAKINSGDLISIAEVVRDLYRAENQPEQSYSERQLYEAALDRMAREIAAVNKMSETEAVRLVETNLNKGPKRGKAIEEDDSQDEAA from the coding sequence ATGACGACTCAGCAGAAAAAGCCTTCTACAGCACGTCACGGCTTCAAGACCGGTGAATCGATCGTCTACCCCGCTCATGGCGTCGGTACCATCACCGCTATCGAAGAGCAAGAAGTTGCCGGCATGAAGCTCGAACTTTTCGTTATCGATTTCGAGAAGGACAAGATGCGTCTGAAGGTTCCGGTCGCGAAGGCGATGAGCATTGGTATGCGCAAGCTTTCGGAAACGGATTTCGTCGAGCGTGCTTTGAAGGTCGTGCAGGGCAAGGCGCGCGTCAAGCGCACCATGTGGTCCCGCCGCGCCCAGGAATATGATGCCAAGATCAATTCCGGCGACCTGATTTCCATCGCTGAAGTCGTGCGCGATCTCTATCGTGCCGAGAACCAGCCCGAGCAGTCCTATTCCGAGCGCCAGCTTTATGAGGCTGCGCTCGACCGCATGGCGCGCGAAATCGCCGCTGTCAACAAGATGTCGGAAACCGAAGCCGTTCGCCTCGTCGAGACCAATCTCAACAAGGGTCCGAAGCGCGGCAAAGCGATCGAAGAAGACGATTCACAGGACGAAGCCGCATAA
- a CDS encoding MDR family MFS transporter: protein MDMQLAPAPLVTDPRRRLILFFFLMTAMFMATLDNQIVSTALPTIVGEFGHLERFGWIGSAYLLSLSAVMPVYGKLGDLFGRKYVMMTAIMIFTVGSTVCGLAVSMDTLIAARVLQGLGGGGIMVSIFAVNADLFEPRERARYQSYSSLVLMASGAIGPVLGGTMSDLFGWRSIFLVNVPIGFIVLTGLAFMLPYRKPHRRPKIDYAGALLLAMTTTSIVLATDSSELFGALISPESIGIVVFGIVCAVTWVFVERRAPEPIVPLQLFRNSTFSLLLVISIMGGAIAIGMVNYLALFLQTTTGLSPSAAGLLFILLTGGLVCGSLSAGRIISKTGRYKPFAIASLTCSAIAFALMSQIHAGTPIAFIGAVMMLHGIGIGLAQQVPVIGVQNAAPARDVGAATGSVTLSRMGGASIAISIYGAIIASELGKVGVSIPGVADIKQLTPKMMAALPEASRQAVADTYAAAFSPLFMTSCAIALIGLAAAIMLKPVQLPRAGETTKPQPATAEAAE, encoded by the coding sequence ATGGACATGCAACTCGCGCCTGCGCCGCTCGTGACGGATCCTCGTCGCCGGCTTATCCTCTTCTTCTTTCTGATGACCGCCATGTTCATGGCGACGCTCGATAATCAGATCGTCTCCACGGCGCTGCCGACGATCGTTGGCGAATTCGGCCATCTCGAGCGCTTCGGCTGGATCGGCTCGGCCTATCTCCTGTCGCTCAGCGCCGTCATGCCGGTCTACGGCAAGCTCGGCGATCTGTTCGGCCGCAAATACGTGATGATGACGGCGATCATGATCTTCACCGTCGGATCGACAGTCTGCGGCCTTGCGGTCTCGATGGACACGCTGATCGCCGCCCGTGTGCTGCAGGGCCTTGGCGGCGGCGGCATCATGGTATCGATCTTCGCCGTCAACGCCGACCTGTTCGAGCCACGCGAGCGGGCGCGCTACCAAAGCTATTCCAGCCTCGTGCTGATGGCATCGGGCGCGATCGGCCCGGTGCTCGGCGGTACGATGAGCGATCTCTTCGGCTGGCGCTCGATCTTCCTCGTCAACGTGCCGATCGGCTTCATCGTGCTCACCGGCCTTGCCTTCATGCTGCCGTACCGCAAACCGCATCGCCGCCCCAAGATCGATTATGCCGGTGCGCTCCTGCTTGCCATGACGACGACAAGCATCGTGCTTGCGACCGACAGCAGCGAACTGTTCGGTGCATTGATTTCGCCTGAGAGCATCGGCATCGTTGTCTTCGGCATCGTCTGCGCCGTCACCTGGGTGTTCGTCGAGCGCCGCGCGCCCGAACCTATCGTTCCCCTGCAGCTGTTTCGCAATTCGACCTTCAGCCTGCTTCTGGTGATCTCGATCATGGGCGGCGCCATTGCCATCGGCATGGTCAATTATCTCGCCCTCTTTCTGCAGACCACGACCGGCCTTTCGCCGTCGGCCGCCGGCCTGCTCTTCATCCTTCTGACCGGCGGCCTCGTCTGCGGGTCGCTTTCCGCAGGCCGCATCATCTCGAAGACGGGGCGCTACAAGCCCTTCGCCATCGCAAGCCTCACCTGCAGCGCCATCGCCTTTGCGCTGATGTCGCAGATCCACGCCGGAACGCCGATCGCCTTCATCGGCGCGGTCATGATGCTGCACGGCATCGGCATCGGCCTTGCCCAGCAGGTTCCCGTCATCGGCGTACAGAATGCAGCACCCGCCCGCGACGTCGGCGCCGCCACCGGCTCGGTGACGCTGTCGCGCATGGGCGGCGCCTCGATCGCCATTTCCATCTATGGCGCCATCATCGCCTCCGAGCTCGGCAAGGTCGGCGTCTCCATTCCCGGCGTCGCCGATATCAAGCAGCTGACGCCGAAAATGATGGCCGCCCTTCCTGAAGCGAGCCGCCAGGCCGTCGCCGATACCTATGCCGCCGCGTTCTCGCCGCTCTTCATGACTTCCTGCGCCATTGCGCTGATCGGCCTTGCCGCCGCCATCATGCTGAAACCCGTGCAGCTGCCCCGCGCCGGCGAGACGACGAAGCCGCAACCGGCGACGGCGGAAGCCGCCGAATAG
- a CDS encoding thiamine diphosphokinase has protein sequence MPMSQSTFTILLGGELSLTERLRDAIEDSRFIAADGGMRHAAALGITPELWVGDFDSTPDDLAGAFPDVPKQPYPAAKAATDGEIAVAEAIARGARRLILAGALGGERSDHALQHLLSAVSLAEEGFDLLLTSGKEEAVPLVACTIELDLPKGSLFSVPGFSELRGLTIENARYPLADFHLPFGSSRTISNVAEGKVRFSLRSGRAIVLARPYDLSGV, from the coding sequence ATGCCCATGAGCCAATCCACCTTCACCATTCTCCTTGGCGGCGAACTCAGCCTGACGGAGCGCCTGCGCGATGCCATCGAAGACAGCCGCTTCATTGCGGCCGATGGCGGCATGCGGCATGCGGCAGCACTCGGCATTACGCCGGAGCTCTGGGTCGGCGATTTCGATTCGACGCCTGATGATCTCGCGGGTGCATTTCCCGATGTGCCGAAACAGCCCTATCCGGCTGCGAAGGCGGCGACGGACGGTGAAATCGCCGTGGCGGAGGCAATCGCGCGGGGCGCGCGGCGGCTGATCCTCGCCGGTGCGCTCGGCGGCGAGCGTTCCGACCACGCGCTTCAGCATCTGCTGTCGGCCGTCAGCCTGGCGGAAGAGGGTTTCGACCTGCTGCTGACCTCGGGCAAGGAAGAGGCGGTGCCGCTGGTTGCTTGTACGATCGAACTGGACCTTCCCAAAGGCAGCCTGTTTTCCGTGCCCGGATTCAGCGAGCTGAGAGGGCTTACCATCGAGAATGCGCGTTATCCGCTGGCAGATTTCCATCTGCCTTTCGGCTCGTCGCGCACCATTTCCAATGTTGCGGAAGGCAAGGTTCGCTTTTCGCTCCGCAGCGGCCGGGCAATCGTGCTCGCCCGGCCCTACGATCTTTCCGGAGTCTGA
- a CDS encoding helicase-related protein — MTLISQPMILSGRGVTAVLGPTNTGKTHYAIERMVAHGTGVIGLPLRLLAREVYTRVVEKVGAQNVALVTGEEKISPPNARFSVCTVEAMPRETKAAFVAIDEVQLAGDLERGHIFTDRILHLRGREETLLLGAATMRPILQQLLPGITIVERPRLSHLFYAGQKKITRLPQRSAIVAFSADEVYAIAELIRRQRGGAAVVLGALSPRTRNAQVALYKAGDVEYLVATDAIGMGLNLDVDHVAFAQDRKFDGYQFRNLNPGELGQVAGRAGRHVRDGTFGVTGQVSPFDDELVQRIEGHEFDNVKVLQWRTTEMDFSSIASLRASLEVGPRVPGLTRALPAVDQQALEQLSRYPEVIDLADRPARVEKLWEACALPDYRRITPAQHADLISTLFSDLVRYGTVNEQFLAEQVHRSDRTDGEIDTLSARIAQIRTWTYVSNRPGWLADPTHWQEKTREIEDRLSDALHERLTKRFVDRRTSVLMKRLRENAMLEAEISVNGDVFVEGHHVGQLSGFRFTPVAGTDGPDAKAVQAASQKALGLEFEARAARMHAAGNSDLVIGSDGLIRWLGDPVARLSGSDHIMRPRVILLADEQLTGNARDHVAARIERFVNHHISTVLKPLDDLSRAEDLQGLAKGLAFQLVENLGVLFRRDVTEEVKSLDQEARASMRRYGVRFGAYHIFVPALLKPAPAELITLLWALKNDGLDKPGYGDLIPVLAAGRTSVVTDPTFERMFYKLAGFRFLGKRAVRIDILERLADIIRPLLQWKPGQNNRPEGAYDGRRFTTTTAMLSILGATLEDMEEILKGLGYRADAVKAEEASLHLAAQDVASVPAASAQTPAEETAEKADHDDADGAAEETAAEPSATEAASAVAHAPVTEAVETPAPAEPIETSAPAEAVSASEEAGSAPGEAGEPTEPKPVLLWRLGGRNDNQRQARGGHGERRGGQGQERGQNQERGDRNRRPGGGEGGEGNRNGDGRDNNRQNRGKEGGGRDGGRPQQARGDRNNQPRGDQPRGDRQDRGDRKDRGERNDRNDRNNNRGGSQPLRFEAKPPRKEKPIDPDSPFAKLAALKEQMKK; from the coding sequence ATGACTCTGATTTCGCAGCCGATGATTCTGAGCGGGCGCGGTGTGACCGCGGTGCTCGGGCCGACCAATACCGGCAAGACCCATTATGCCATCGAGCGCATGGTTGCGCACGGGACGGGCGTGATCGGCCTGCCACTTCGGCTTCTGGCCCGCGAGGTCTATACGCGGGTGGTAGAGAAGGTCGGCGCGCAGAATGTGGCGCTGGTCACCGGCGAGGAAAAGATTTCGCCGCCCAATGCGCGTTTTTCCGTCTGCACTGTCGAAGCGATGCCGCGCGAGACCAAGGCTGCCTTCGTCGCGATCGACGAGGTGCAGCTCGCCGGCGATCTCGAACGCGGCCATATCTTCACCGACCGCATCCTGCATCTTCGCGGCCGCGAGGAAACGCTGCTGCTCGGCGCGGCAACGATGCGGCCGATCCTGCAGCAGCTCCTGCCCGGCATCACTATCGTCGAGCGGCCACGGCTTTCGCATCTTTTCTACGCCGGGCAGAAGAAGATCACACGGCTGCCGCAGCGCTCGGCCATCGTCGCCTTCTCCGCTGACGAGGTCTACGCCATCGCCGAGCTTATTCGCCGGCAGCGCGGTGGCGCGGCGGTCGTGCTCGGCGCGCTCAGCCCACGCACCCGCAATGCGCAGGTGGCGCTCTATAAGGCGGGCGACGTCGAATATCTGGTGGCGACCGATGCGATCGGCATGGGCCTCAACCTCGATGTCGATCACGTCGCCTTTGCCCAGGACCGGAAATTCGACGGCTACCAGTTCCGCAATCTCAATCCGGGCGAACTCGGCCAGGTCGCCGGGCGCGCCGGACGGCATGTGCGGGACGGGACCTTCGGCGTCACCGGGCAAGTCTCGCCCTTCGATGACGAACTGGTGCAGCGCATCGAGGGGCACGAATTCGACAACGTCAAGGTTTTGCAGTGGCGGACGACGGAGATGGACTTCTCCTCAATCGCATCGCTGCGCGCCAGCCTTGAGGTGGGACCGCGCGTGCCGGGGCTGACGCGGGCATTGCCTGCGGTCGACCAGCAGGCGCTGGAACAGCTTTCGCGCTATCCCGAGGTCATCGATCTTGCCGACAGGCCGGCGCGCGTCGAAAAACTCTGGGAGGCTTGCGCGCTTCCCGATTATCGGCGTATCACCCCAGCACAACATGCCGATCTTATCTCGACCCTCTTTTCCGATCTTGTCCGCTATGGCACGGTGAATGAGCAGTTTCTTGCGGAGCAGGTTCATCGCTCCGATCGAACAGATGGGGAAATTGACACGCTTTCGGCGCGAATCGCGCAGATAAGGACCTGGACCTACGTTTCGAATCGGCCCGGTTGGCTTGCCGATCCGACACACTGGCAGGAAAAGACGCGGGAAATCGAAGATCGATTGTCCGACGCGTTACATGAAAGGTTGACGAAACGCTTTGTTGATCGCAGGACATCTGTGCTCATGAAGCGCCTGAGAGAGAATGCGATGCTGGAAGCTGAAATCAGTGTGAATGGCGATGTCTTCGTTGAAGGACATCATGTAGGGCAATTGAGCGGGTTCCGTTTCACGCCGGTGGCGGGAACGGACGGACCGGATGCCAAGGCGGTTCAGGCTGCGTCGCAGAAGGCGCTCGGGCTCGAGTTCGAAGCCCGCGCGGCCCGGATGCATGCCGCCGGCAACAGCGATCTGGTGATCGGTTCGGATGGGTTGATCCGTTGGCTGGGCGACCCGGTGGCGCGGCTTTCGGGCAGTGATCACATCATGCGTCCGCGCGTGATCCTGCTGGCCGACGAACAACTGACGGGCAATGCCCGCGATCACGTCGCCGCCCGCATCGAGCGCTTCGTCAATCATCATATCAGCACGGTGCTGAAGCCGCTCGATGATCTGTCGCGCGCCGAGGATCTGCAGGGCCTTGCCAAAGGGCTTGCCTTCCAGCTCGTCGAGAATCTCGGGGTGCTCTTCCGCCGCGACGTGACCGAAGAGGTGAAGTCGCTGGACCAGGAGGCCCGTGCCTCCATGCGCCGCTACGGCGTGCGTTTCGGCGCCTATCATATCTTCGTTCCCGCACTTCTGAAGCCGGCGCCGGCCGAGCTCATCACGCTGCTCTGGGCGCTGAAGAACGACGGTCTCGACAAGCCCGGCTACGGTGATCTCATTCCGGTGCTTGCCGCCGGCCGCACCTCCGTCGTCACGGATCCGACCTTCGAGCGGATGTTCTACAAGCTCGCCGGCTTCCGTTTCCTCGGCAAGCGAGCCGTACGCATCGACATCCTGGAACGGCTGGCCGATATCATCCGTCCGCTGCTGCAATGGAAGCCCGGCCAAAACAACCGTCCGGAGGGCGCCTATGATGGCCGCCGCTTCACGACGACGACGGCGATGCTGTCGATCCTCGGTGCGACGCTCGAGGACATGGAAGAAATCCTCAAGGGTCTCGGCTATCGCGCCGATGCCGTGAAGGCGGAAGAGGCATCACTACATCTTGCAGCGCAGGATGTGGCCTCGGTGCCTGCCGCCAGCGCACAAACGCCTGCGGAAGAGACAGCCGAGAAGGCCGATCACGACGATGCCGATGGCGCTGCGGAAGAGACTGCTGCCGAGCCATCCGCAACCGAGGCGGCTTCGGCGGTCGCCCACGCGCCGGTGACGGAAGCGGTCGAAACTCCCGCTCCGGCCGAACCGATCGAGACATCCGCTCCTGCGGAAGCGGTATCGGCTTCCGAGGAAGCAGGATCTGCTCCTGGGGAAGCCGGCGAGCCGACGGAACCGAAGCCGGTTCTTCTGTGGCGTCTTGGCGGTCGCAACGACAATCAGCGCCAGGCGCGCGGCGGGCATGGCGAACGCCGTGGCGGCCAGGGCCAGGAGCGCGGTCAAAACCAGGAGCGCGGCGACCGCAATCGCCGGCCGGGCGGCGGTGAAGGCGGCGAGGGCAATCGCAATGGCGACGGCCGCGACAACAATCGCCAGAACCGTGGCAAGGAAGGCGGCGGTCGCGATGGTGGCCGGCCGCAGCAGGCAAGAGGCGACCGCAATAACCAACCACGGGGCGACCAGCCGCGCGGTGACCGGCAGGACCGTGGCGATCGCAAGGATCGCGGCGAGCGTAACGATCGCAACGACCGCAACAACAATCGTGGCGGCTCGCAGCCGTTGCGCTTCGAGGCCAAGCCGCCGCGCAAGGAGAAGCCGATCGATCCGGATTCGCCTTTCGCCAAGCTCGCTGCTCTCAAGGAGCAGATGAAGAAGTAA
- a CDS encoding RNA polymerase factor sigma-32 has translation MKNMSADRRMIKIAMAAPYLARQEEHDLATRWKDHDDRGARNQIAMAHMRLVISMAGKFRNFGLPMSDLVQEGYVGLLEAAARFEPERDVRFSTYASWWIRASIQDYILRNWSIVRGGTSSAQKALFFNLRRLRAKLAKGDTQLTLQSIHQEIAAALGVSLSDVQTMDARLSGNDASLQAPSVSGDAESAEKMDFLVSDDPLPDEQVSNMIDGERRRVWLASALKHLNEREMKIISARRLAEDGATLEELGADLGISKERVRQIESRAMEKLRSALVSADPHMAAYA, from the coding sequence ATGAAGAACATGTCTGCAGATCGGCGCATGATCAAAATCGCGATGGCCGCGCCTTATCTCGCCCGCCAGGAAGAGCACGATCTCGCCACCCGTTGGAAGGATCATGACGACCGCGGCGCGCGCAACCAGATCGCCATGGCTCATATGCGCCTCGTCATATCGATGGCCGGCAAGTTCCGCAATTTCGGCCTGCCGATGAGCGATCTGGTGCAGGAGGGCTATGTCGGTCTGCTCGAGGCCGCCGCCCGCTTCGAGCCGGAACGCGACGTGCGCTTTTCCACCTATGCAAGCTGGTGGATCAGGGCGTCGATCCAGGATTATATCCTGCGCAACTGGTCGATCGTGCGCGGCGGCACGAGTTCGGCGCAAAAAGCGCTGTTCTTCAATCTGCGCCGTCTGCGCGCCAAGCTCGCCAAGGGCGACACCCAACTGACGCTGCAATCCATTCACCAGGAAATCGCCGCGGCCCTCGGCGTCAGCCTCTCCGATGTGCAGACGATGGATGCCAGGCTTTCCGGCAACGACGCTTCGCTGCAGGCGCCTTCGGTCTCCGGCGATGCCGAGAGCGCGGAGAAGATGGACTTCCTCGTCAGCGACGATCCCCTGCCGGACGAGCAGGTGTCCAACATGATCGACGGCGAACGCCGCCGCGTCTGGCTCGCCTCGGCGCTGAAACATCTCAACGAACGCGAGATGAAGATCATCAGCGCCCGACGACTGGCGGAAGATGGTGCCACGCTCGAAGAGCTGGGTGCCGATCTCGGCATTTCCAAGGAGCGCGTGCGTCAGATCGAAAGCCGGGCGATGGAGAAGCTTCGCAGCGCGCTCGTCAGCGCCGATCCGCATATGGCGGCCTACGCCTGA
- a CDS encoding M48 family metalloprotease has protein sequence MMRRTRLDSLTTWKSPALSSDAISAPRRFARRMMLLSALAMALNGCQSLIDQSYQPSVSPSSNPQIVDEVQKNDPRAAMGAREHPRIVASYGGEYKDAKTERLVARIAGALTAVSENPSQSYRITILNSPAINAFALPGGYLYVTRGLLALANDASEVAAVLSHEMGHVTANHGIERQKREEAEVIASRVVAEVLSSDIAGKQALARGKLRLAAFSRQQELQADVIGVRMLGEAGYDPYAAARFLDSMAAYSRFMSVDPEADQSLDFLSSHPNSAQRIELARTHARAFGQEGSVGDKGRNYYLDGIDGLLYGDSPEEGYVRGQTFLHGGLGIRFDVPPDFHIDNKVEAVMATGPNDIAVRFDGVADNQNQSLTNYISSGWVTGLDPSTIQPITINGMEAATARASADRWDFDVTVIRNNSQIFRFLTAVPKGSGALEPTANVLRASFRRMTPAEAASLKPLRIRVVTVRPGENISTLAARMMGTDRKLDLFKLINALPTGAAVATGDRVKIIAE, from the coding sequence ATGATGCGGAGAACCAGACTGGACAGCTTGACGACGTGGAAATCGCCCGCGCTTTCCAGTGATGCCATCTCCGCACCGCGGCGCTTCGCGCGTCGCATGATGCTGCTTTCGGCCCTCGCAATGGCGCTGAATGGCTGTCAATCGCTGATCGACCAATCCTATCAGCCCAGTGTTTCGCCTTCATCCAATCCGCAGATCGTCGACGAGGTGCAGAAGAACGATCCGCGCGCGGCGATGGGCGCTCGTGAGCATCCGCGCATCGTGGCCAGCTACGGCGGCGAATACAAGGACGCCAAAACCGAGCGCCTCGTCGCCCGCATCGCCGGCGCGCTGACGGCGGTGTCGGAAAATCCGAGCCAGTCCTACCGCATCACCATCCTGAATTCGCCGGCGATCAACGCCTTCGCGCTGCCGGGCGGTTATCTCTATGTTACCCGCGGCCTGCTCGCCCTTGCCAACGACGCCTCGGAAGTCGCCGCCGTGCTCTCGCACGAAATGGGCCATGTGACCGCGAACCACGGCATCGAGCGGCAGAAGCGCGAAGAGGCTGAGGTCATCGCCAGCCGCGTCGTCGCCGAGGTCCTCTCCAGCGACATCGCCGGCAAACAGGCGCTTGCCCGCGGCAAGCTGCGGCTCGCCGCCTTCTCCCGCCAGCAGGAGCTGCAGGCCGATGTCATCGGCGTGCGCATGCTCGGCGAAGCCGGCTACGACCCCTATGCCGCCGCCCGGTTCCTCGATTCGATGGCCGCTTACAGTCGCTTCATGTCAGTTGATCCCGAAGCCGACCAGAGCCTTGACTTCCTGTCGAGCCATCCGAATTCGGCCCAGCGCATCGAACTTGCCCGCACCCACGCCCGCGCCTTCGGCCAGGAAGGCTCGGTCGGCGACAAGGGTCGCAATTATTATCTCGACGGCATAGACGGGCTGCTCTACGGCGACAGCCCGGAAGAAGGCTATGTGCGCGGCCAGACCTTCCTGCATGGCGGTCTCGGCATCCGCTTCGACGTGCCCCCGGATTTCCACATCGACAACAAGGTCGAAGCGGTGATGGCCACCGGCCCGAACGACATTGCCGTCCGCTTCGACGGCGTCGCCGACAATCAGAACCAGAGCCTCACCAACTATATCTCCAGCGGCTGGGTGACCGGCCTCGACCCGTCGACCATCCAGCCGATCACCATCAACGGCATGGAAGCAGCCACCGCGCGCGCCAGCGCCGACCGCTGGGATTTCGATGTGACCGTGATCCGCAACAATTCGCAGATCTTCCGTTTCCTGACCGCCGTGCCGAAAGGCAGCGGCGCCCTTGAGCCAACGGCGAATGTCCTGCGCGCGAGTTTCCGCCGCATGACGCCGGCAGAGGCCGCCTCGCTGAAGCCGCTGCGCATCCGCGTCGTCACCGTCCGGCCGGGCGAGAACATCTCGACACTGGCCGCCCGCATGATGGGCACAGACCGCAAGCTCGATCTCTTCAAGCTCATCAACGCCCTGCCCACGGGTGCAGCCGTTGCAACAGGCGATCGCGTCAAGATCATCGCCGAATAA
- a CDS encoding MarR family winged helix-turn-helix transcriptional regulator has protein sequence MSDVLTKTPSVEPAEPDCENVPRIGRSMARMRLMTGRRLIGRLAIQSAAPGLELSHLDVLDAVRRAQPAGEVTVGMIAEMLRIDPSRASRVVADMVGRNVLRREASQTDARRIVVVMTEVGQDLLAEIVAQKLAIISEIVSDWPQEDVERFAALFERFIGGYEAVFLSRDKDTPG, from the coding sequence ATGAGCGACGTCCTGACCAAGACCCCTTCTGTGGAGCCGGCCGAGCCGGATTGTGAAAACGTGCCGCGTATCGGCCGGAGCATGGCGCGCATGCGGCTGATGACCGGGCGGCGGCTGATCGGCCGGCTGGCGATCCAAAGTGCTGCACCAGGCCTCGAGCTTTCGCATCTCGACGTGCTCGATGCCGTGCGCAGGGCGCAGCCTGCCGGCGAGGTCACGGTCGGCATGATCGCGGAGATGCTGCGCATCGATCCGTCACGGGCAAGCCGGGTGGTGGCCGACATGGTCGGGCGCAACGTATTGCGCCGCGAGGCCTCGCAGACCGATGCGCGGCGGATCGTCGTCGTCATGACCGAGGTCGGCCAGGACCTGCTTGCCGAGATCGTCGCGCAGAAGCTTGCGATCATTTCCGAGATCGTTTCCGACTGGCCGCAGGAAGATGTCGAGCGCTTCGCAGCGCTTTTCGAGCGCTTCATCGGCGGCTACGAGGCGGTTTTCCTGTCGCGCGACAAGGATACGCCGGGCTGA